The following is a genomic window from Ktedonobacterales bacterium.
AGATAACGCTCTGGAGATGAGTATCTTACTCATCACAAAACTGGCTACCGATGACGGGAAGGATGTCCATACGCTCACAGGATTCAAAAACCAACTTTTCAACCTCACACGGCCAGAGTACCAACAAGCCATCTGTGAACGGCTAGCTGCAGTGCGTTTCGATGCCCAAACCCAAGTACTGCTGAGAAAAGCAAAAGAGATACGAGATCAATCCCTTGCTCATTATTTAGATGATTTCTTCGAAGCATCTTTCAACCCGACCAAAAAGCTTGTACGGCTAACTCTCCCTGAGATTCAGAAACTGCGCGACGTGTTAAATAGCCTGCTGCACACCCTTACTATCAACACCGACCAGCAATGGCTGCCTAACGAATATGTGAACGGCAAACCAGATATTGCCGCCATCCTAGAGCTACTGATTTCAACTAGTTACTTGCTCAGGATGCCGCAAGATGATCCAAAAAGATGGGAATACCGACGCCCCAAACTGTCTGCTGACCAGATGACCCTTCTTAATTCCTATCGAAGACAATTCGGCCTCAAAGAAGGCTAAAAAGCCGTCTCAACATCTATTGATTCTTTTGGGTAGCTCGTCGGCATCGTTCAGCCAGCGCGTCTAACTAGCCAAAGGCTTACTAAATTCATGGGTTAACTCAAGGGGAAGATGTATGCCACCCAAGAAAAAGAAGCGTGTTCCAATCCCAGAAGACCTATCAGATGAAATCCTTTACTTGTCAGATCGAACGTGTTGCAAGTGCCATATTCCAAAGAAACCCATCCAGCTTCATCATATTGATGAAGACCCATCGAATAACAATTCTCAAAACCTCGCTGTCCTCTGTCTTGAATGCCACGATGAGACGCAAGCGAGTGGAGGCTTTGGGAGAAAACTGACTGCTGGGCAAGTTCGTCTCTACAGAGATGCTTGGTTACAAGAAGTGAGAGAGCGCAGAGCATACAACGTTGCCCAGACCATTCCCCCTGTCGTGTTGCAAGCCGATACGCCAACTGACGTGGTTAGACAGTATGAGGAAGTAATGCGTGAAGTGAAAAAGGGGGAAGCAGAAAGGCTTCTATTGCAAGCAGAAAATTTTACTGCAAGCCTGCGAGAAAAAAATGTATTGGTGAACCAAGCTGTCTCGACCTACCCTCCGTTTAGACCAAGAGAATTGAGACAGTTAGGCATTGACATGAGTGCTGCTGTTATTGGGAATGTTGACTATCTCCAAGAGAAAAGCATGCAAGCAATGAGAAATTATTATGAAACATTGCTTATCCCACCACAGCTTGAGTCAGACGATAGAATGTTTTATATCGAGCATGCCATCAGGTACTTAGAAGAGACGGCATTACCGACAGCCGATGATGCAGTAGGTTTAGTGTATCTTGCCTGTATGTACGGTTGCACTCAGCGTAATGATGACATGATGCTTGTTTTATCTAAGGCATGTCAGACCAAGCCAATTGTGCAAGTGATGAAAGACGAATATCGGGTATGGCCTATGCTCTTTATGCTGGTGGATGCCTGGTGCTCCGATCCCAACAAAATTGAGCGATTACGGGAAACGCTTGATCTACCCCAACCAACAGAGCACTATTTTTGCACCTATATGATCCAAGAATACCCCCAGAATCCGAAGTCCCATACGAGTTATAGCG
Proteins encoded in this region:
- a CDS encoding HNH endonuclease signature motif containing protein; the encoded protein is MPPKKKKRVPIPEDLSDEILYLSDRTCCKCHIPKKPIQLHHIDEDPSNNNSQNLAVLCLECHDETQASGGFGRKLTAGQVRLYRDAWLQEVRERRAYNVAQTIPPVVLQADTPTDVVRQYEEVMREVKKGEAERLLLQAENFTASLREKNVLVNQAVSTYPPFRPRELRQLGIDMSAAVIGNVDYLQEKSMQAMRNYYETLLIPPQLESDDRMFYIEHAIRYLEETALPTADDAVGLVYLACMYGCTQRNDDMMLVLSKACQTKPIVQVMKDEYRVWPMLFMLVDAWCSDPNKIERLRETLDLPQPTEHYFCTYMIQEYPQNPKSHTSYSEWVAVRKPEAPGEKEMGSVVLKISAPYPPEETTYAFFLYHNGATETIVPADKRVPVEDLYMRLRDLCILFCPLD